Proteins encoded together in one Hemiscyllium ocellatum isolate sHemOce1 chromosome 9, sHemOce1.pat.X.cur, whole genome shotgun sequence window:
- the LOC132818979 gene encoding regulator of G-protein signaling 21-like, translating to MQSGLILLVHQEHSRNKNQHCKEENKMPANMKEHSFIKGLKSRCLHLLHQSKTTTESSRQEAVNSESRKLTLNPSHEEVLKWADSLDNLLAHKYGLIAFKSFLKSEYNDENIEFWLACEEYKKIKAPAKQASKAKKIFANFVESMSPKEINLDYYTKEAITQNLQHPTYTCFEAAQKKIYNLMENNGYNRFLQSDIYQNILNNSHDHHQT from the exons ATGCAGAGTGGTCTGATCTTGCTtgttcatcaggaacattctcgAAACAAGAACCAGCACTGCAAGGAAGAAAACAAGATGCCAGCAAACATGAAGGAGCATAGCTT TATTAAAGGGCTGAAGAGCCGATGTTTGCACCTTTTGCATCAGAGCAAGACAACCACTGAGTCTTCTCGACAAGAGGCAGTCAACTCAGAATCACGAAAGCTGACTTTGAA TCCTTCCCATGAAGAAGTATTGAAGTGGGCTGATTCTCTGGACAACTTACTGGCTCATAAAT ATGGCCTGATTGCTTTCAAATCCTTCCTCAAATCAGAGTACAACGATGAGAACATCGAGTTCTGGCTAGCCTGTGAGGAATACAAGAAAATCAAGGCACCTGCAAAGCAGGCCTCCAAGGCAAAGAAGATCTTTGCCAATTTTGTGGAATCAATGTCTCCCAAAGAG atcaATTTGGATTACTACACCAAAGAGGCAATCACTCAAAATCTTCAACATCCAACCTACACATGCTTTGAGGCTGCACAGAAGAAAATCTATAATCTGATGGAAAATAATGGCTACAATCGGTTCCTGCAGTCAGATATCTACCAAAACATACTCAATAATAGCCACGACCATCACCAAACATGA